One Belonocnema kinseyi isolate 2016_QV_RU_SX_M_011 chromosome 6, B_treatae_v1, whole genome shotgun sequence genomic region harbors:
- the LOC117174692 gene encoding estradiol 17-beta-dehydrogenase 11-like: protein MDIRGIFHIICDLLLVMGMAVVNITEAVVLRIIPRRYRSKSVKGEVALITGGAGGIGKIIAAKLANLGCNVVIWDINKVGIEQTVAEIRQGGGKCWGYYCDISDRKCIYRNAKSVQVDVGNVTILINNAGYIYGDTLLKIPDDEIERTFNVNILSHYWTTKAFLKDMIKDNHGHIVTVASVAGLLGTYNCTDYSATKFATVGFHESLFSELKTHGYDGIQGLLVCPYFINTGMFPGVKPRLMSTLEPEYVAEEIVSGILTNRMLIILPSSIRWLLLLKHLLPVKMCWAMMYHVARGPQTMMMLARKHTHLPETKSDDVSQVQE from the exons ATGGATATCAGGGGTATTTTCCATATAATATGCGACCTTCTACTTGTCATGGGAATGGCTGTAGTAAACATAACGGAAGCAGTTGTTTTAAGAATTATTCCCAGGCGCTATCGCAGTAAAAGCGTGAAAGGAGAAGTGGCACTTATTACTGGAGGAGCTGGAggaattggaaaaataattgcCGCCAAATTAGCCAATCTTGGTTGCAATGTAGTAATATGGGATATCAACAAAGTTG GCATTGAACAAACAGTGGCGGAAATCAGACAAGGTGGCGGAAAATGTTGGGGCTATTATTGTGATATAAGTGACAGAAAATGCATTTACAGAAATGCAAAATCAGTCCAGGTTGATGTTGGCAAT gtaacaatattaataaacaatGCTGGATACATTTATGGGGacactttattgaaaatacctGATGACGAAATTGAGAGGACATTCAATGTAAACATTTTATCACATTATTGG acCACGAAGGCGTTCTTGAAAGATATGATAAAAGATAATCACGGCCATATTGTAACTGTCGCAAGTGTCGCAGGATTATTAGGGACATATAATTGTACTGATTACTCAGCTACTAAATTTGCAACTGTTGGTTTTCACGAAAGTCTATTTTCTGAGTTAAAG aCTCATGGTTATGATGGAATACAAGGCCTTTTGGTATGTCCATATTTCATAAACACGGGAATGTTTCCAGGTGTCAAACCCAG ATTGATGAGTACATTAGAACCAGAGTATGTTGCTGAAGAAATTGTATCAGGAATTTTAACCAATCGTATGCTGATTATACTTCCTAGTAGCATAAGATGGCTCCTGCTACTAAAACA CCTTCTACCAGTCAAAATGTGCTGGGCAATGATGTATCATGTTGCACGAGGTCCTCAAACAATGATGATGTTGGCCAGAAAACATACACACTTACCAGAAACAAAATCTGACGATGTTTCTCAAGTCcaggaataa